The following are from one region of the Vibrio rarus genome:
- the oppD gene encoding ABC transporter ATP-binding protein — MTNKLLDVKDLRVEFTTQDGIVTAVNDLNFSLEPGETLGIVGESGSGKSQTVFAIMGLLAKNGIISGSAKFEGREILNLSEKELNKVRAEQIAMIFQDPMTSLNPYMKVSEQLMEVLMLHKGMGRKQAFEESVRMLEAVKIPEARKRITMYPHEFSGGMRQRVMIAMALLCRPKLLIADEPTTALDVTVQAQIMDLLNELKSEFDTSIIMITHDLGVVAGSCDKVLVMYAGRTMEYGTVDEIFYEPSHPYAEGLLKAIPRLDTEGEVLPTIPGNPPNLLRLPPGCPYQERCHRVTERCMSETPILTPFGTNRQRACFSDHEAWTR, encoded by the coding sequence ATGACGAATAAATTATTAGACGTAAAAGATCTGAGAGTAGAATTTACTACTCAAGACGGCATCGTAACTGCGGTAAATGATCTTAACTTTTCATTAGAGCCAGGGGAAACGTTGGGTATTGTTGGCGAATCCGGCTCGGGTAAGTCACAAACCGTATTTGCCATCATGGGTCTATTGGCGAAAAACGGCATTATTTCAGGCAGTGCTAAGTTTGAAGGTCGTGAGATTTTAAACTTGTCTGAAAAAGAGCTGAACAAGGTTCGCGCAGAACAAATTGCCATGATCTTCCAAGACCCAATGACCTCACTGAATCCTTATATGAAGGTGAGTGAACAGTTGATGGAAGTGCTTATGCTGCATAAAGGCATGGGCCGTAAACAAGCCTTCGAAGAATCAGTACGCATGCTTGAAGCGGTGAAAATCCCAGAAGCTCGTAAGCGTATTACCATGTATCCGCATGAGTTCTCAGGGGGGATGCGCCAGCGTGTGATGATTGCTATGGCGTTGCTATGTCGTCCTAAGTTGTTGATTGCCGATGAACCGACGACGGCGTTGGATGTGACCGTTCAAGCGCAGATTATGGATCTTCTGAACGAGCTAAAATCGGAATTTGATACTTCAATCATCATGATCACCCATGATCTGGGTGTCGTGGCAGGATCCTGTGACAAAGTGCTGGTGATGTACGCAGGTCGCACCATGGAATATGGCACTGTGGATGAGATTTTCTATGAGCCAAGCCACCCATATGCAGAAGGATTGTTAAAAGCGATTCCTCGTTTGGATACTGAAGGAGAAGTACTACCGACGATTCCGGGTAATCCACCTAACTTGTTAAGACTGCCTCCAGGCTGCCCTTATCAAGAGCGTTGTCATCGTGTGACAGAACGTTGCATGAGTGAAACTCCGATTTTGACGCCATTTGGTACTAATCGCCAACGCGCATGTTTTTCTGACCACGAGGCTTGGACACGATGA
- the moaB gene encoding molybdenum cofactor biosynthesis protein B: MGHAHNDFTPANIAVLTVSDTRTEETDTSGGYLAEQIIQTGHNLADKQIVIDDVYKIRAIVSKWIADENIEAILLTGGTGFTARDFTPEALSPLFDKEVEGFGELFRAVSYEEIGTSTIQSRALGGFANRTVILAMPGSTGACRTAWTRIIKDQLDSRHKPCNFMPHIGM; this comes from the coding sequence ATGGGACACGCTCATAACGATTTTACACCGGCCAACATCGCCGTATTGACCGTATCAGATACTCGTACAGAAGAAACGGATACCAGCGGTGGTTATTTAGCTGAACAAATTATACAAACCGGACACAATTTAGCGGATAAACAAATTGTTATTGATGATGTTTACAAAATCCGCGCCATTGTTTCAAAGTGGATAGCCGATGAAAATATAGAGGCTATTTTACTGACGGGTGGCACAGGTTTCACCGCTCGTGATTTTACCCCAGAAGCGTTATCCCCTTTATTTGATAAAGAGGTGGAAGGCTTTGGTGAGTTATTCCGTGCCGTGTCCTATGAAGAAATTGGTACCTCTACCATTCAATCTCGTGCTTTAGGTGGTTTTGCTAACCGTACTGTTATCTTGGCCATGCCAGGTTCAACAGGGGCGTGTCGCACCGCATGGACGCGTATTATCAAAGATCAATTAGATTCTCGTCATAAGCCATGTAATTTCATGCCGCATATTGGGATGTAA
- the moaA gene encoding GTP 3',8-cyclase MoaA — MTQQFEDSFHRKFYYLRLSVTDVCNFKCNYCLPDGYHPEASKRPPFITLPEIQRVVRAFAHCGTTKVRITGGEPTLRRDFTDIVQSVANTPGIDKIATTTNGYRMAKQVSDWKEAGLTHINVSLDSLDPKQFHQITGQNRFHDVMAGIDRAFEVGFKQVKVNVVLLKDLNSQQLPQFLHWIKDKPIQLRFIELMKTGEMDDLFEQRHVSGVSIRNHLIANGWLLKPREVNDGPAQVFFHPQYQGEIGLIMPYEKGFCSTCNRLRVSAMGKLHLCLFGEQGLELRDLMQEDHQEEALIERISQGLKTKDVSHHLDQNNPGATPHLASIGG, encoded by the coding sequence GTGACGCAACAATTTGAAGATAGTTTTCACCGTAAGTTTTATTACTTGCGACTTTCTGTTACTGACGTTTGTAACTTTAAGTGTAATTACTGTTTGCCAGATGGGTATCACCCAGAAGCGAGCAAACGCCCTCCTTTTATCACTCTTCCTGAAATTCAGCGTGTGGTAAGGGCTTTTGCGCATTGTGGCACCACCAAGGTTCGTATTACCGGTGGAGAGCCAACCCTGCGTAGAGACTTTACTGACATCGTACAGAGTGTGGCCAATACGCCTGGTATCGACAAAATTGCTACCACCACTAATGGCTATCGTATGGCAAAGCAAGTCTCTGATTGGAAAGAGGCAGGTTTAACTCATATCAATGTCAGTTTAGATAGCTTAGATCCAAAGCAGTTTCACCAAATCACTGGGCAAAACCGCTTTCACGATGTTATGGCAGGAATAGACCGAGCTTTTGAGGTCGGTTTTAAGCAAGTGAAAGTGAATGTGGTGCTACTTAAAGATTTAAATAGCCAGCAACTGCCACAGTTTCTGCATTGGATAAAAGACAAACCCATTCAACTGCGATTTATTGAATTGATGAAGACCGGTGAAATGGATGATCTGTTTGAACAGCGCCACGTATCTGGGGTGTCGATTCGCAATCATTTGATCGCGAATGGTTGGTTATTAAAACCGCGTGAAGTCAATGATGGTCCAGCTCAAGTATTTTTCCATCCCCAGTATCAAGGTGAAATTGGTCTCATCATGCCTTATGAAAAGGGGTTCTGCTCAACATGCAACCGCTTACGCGTCTCGGCTATGGGTAAGCTACACCTTTGTTTATTTGGTGAGCAGGGGCTGGAATTGCGGGATTTGATGCAAGAAGACCATCAAGAAGAGGCGCTCATTGAGCGTATTTCACAAGGTTTAAAAACCAAAGATGTCAGCCATCACCTTGACCAAAATAACCCGGGAGCTACCCCTCATCTGGCTTCCATTGGTGGCTAA
- the moaD gene encoding molybdopterin synthase sulfur carrier subunit, protein MIKVVFFAQVRELVGVDEVTIEAAESSVDSIRQQLIERGDKWALALESGKLLAAVNHTMCSLDTSVKAGDEVAFFPPVTGG, encoded by the coding sequence ATGATAAAAGTCGTTTTCTTTGCTCAAGTTCGTGAGTTAGTCGGTGTTGATGAAGTGACGATAGAGGCCGCAGAGAGCTCGGTTGATAGCATTAGGCAGCAGTTAATTGAACGCGGTGATAAATGGGCGCTAGCCTTAGAGTCGGGTAAATTACTTGCAGCGGTAAATCACACTATGTGCTCCCTTGATACTTCAGTGAAAGCAGGAGATGAAGTTGCTTTCTTTCCTCCCGTTACTGGAGGGTGA
- the yvcK gene encoding uridine diphosphate-N-acetylglucosamine-binding protein YvcK, with protein MDIYSSHKVVAIGGGHGLGRMLAALKDFGSNATGIVTTTDNGGSTGRIRHCQGGIAWGDTRNCINQLITEPSISSMIFEYRFRGLGELDGHNLGNLILTAMDNLSIRPLQAINLVREMLKVDVNILPMTEHPSDLRALSTNGGWVKGETSVDEMSEDLLRLDLDPEVPAISEAIIAIQQANAIVLGPGSFLTSIMPPLLLPEIGKAINNNKNAKLILVLNLSPESGPAGRMERQQKLTWIERACQGRKIDTVLSGSPLPELEEQWNIVTRDLASMNRGWRHDRDKLHKAILEQLNSPH; from the coding sequence TTGGATATTTACTCATCACATAAAGTTGTCGCCATTGGTGGCGGTCACGGTCTTGGTCGTATGTTGGCGGCTTTGAAGGACTTTGGGAGCAATGCGACTGGTATTGTCACCACCACGGACAATGGGGGGTCTACAGGGCGTATTCGTCATTGTCAGGGAGGCATCGCTTGGGGGGATACCCGTAACTGTATCAATCAGCTAATTACCGAGCCCTCCATTAGCTCAATGATCTTTGAGTATCGCTTTCGTGGCCTTGGTGAATTGGATGGCCACAACCTTGGGAATCTAATTTTAACCGCGATGGATAACCTCTCCATTCGTCCGCTACAGGCCATTAACCTCGTTAGAGAAATGCTGAAAGTGGACGTCAATATTTTACCTATGACGGAACACCCTTCCGATTTACGGGCACTATCAACCAATGGTGGCTGGGTCAAAGGGGAAACCAGCGTGGATGAAATGAGCGAAGATTTACTCCGTTTGGATCTCGACCCTGAGGTACCAGCAATTAGTGAAGCTATTATCGCCATCCAACAAGCCAATGCCATCGTATTAGGCCCTGGCAGCTTTTTAACAAGTATTATGCCCCCGCTACTATTGCCTGAAATTGGTAAAGCTATCAATAACAACAAAAATGCCAAACTCATTTTAGTGCTAAATTTAAGCCCTGAATCTGGCCCTGCTGGACGCATGGAACGGCAACAAAAACTCACTTGGATTGAACGGGCCTGCCAAGGGCGAAAAATAGATACCGTGTTAAGTGGCAGTCCGCTTCCTGAATTAGAAGAGCAGTGGAATATAGTCACTCGTGACTTAGCCTCTATGAATAGAGGCTGGCGTCACGATCGAGATAAGTTACATAAGGCAATACTAGAGCAATTAAACTCACCGCATTAA
- the moaC gene encoding cyclic pyranopterin monophosphate synthase MoaC yields MSELTHINQNGEANMVDVSAKADTVREARAEAIVTMSEQTLALILSGEHHKGDVFATARIAGIQAAKKTWDLIPLCHPLLLSKVEVQLTPLLESNQVRIESVCKLAGKTGVEMEALTAASVAALTIYDMCKAVQKDIVISQVRLLEKMGGKSGHFEARV; encoded by the coding sequence ATGAGTGAATTAACCCATATTAATCAAAATGGTGAAGCCAACATGGTCGATGTATCCGCGAAGGCGGATACGGTTCGTGAAGCAAGAGCTGAGGCCATAGTGACGATGTCTGAGCAGACGCTGGCGCTGATCTTAAGTGGTGAACATCATAAAGGTGATGTGTTTGCCACGGCGCGTATTGCTGGAATTCAAGCAGCGAAAAAAACCTGGGATTTGATCCCTCTGTGCCACCCACTGTTATTGTCTAAAGTTGAAGTTCAACTAACGCCATTACTAGAGAGCAATCAAGTGCGCATTGAGTCTGTGTGTAAATTAGCCGGCAAAACGGGAGTAGAAATGGAAGCACTGACCGCCGCTTCTGTGGCAGCGCTGACCATTTATGACATGTGTAAGGCTGTGCAAAAGGACATCGTTATCTCACAAGTAAGGCTACTAGAGAAAATGGGTGGTAAATCTGGACACTTTGAGGCCCGCGTATGA
- a CDS encoding ABC transporter substrate-binding protein has protein sequence MYKNKITQALILGASLAAATTSFTTFAAHVPAGTELAPVQELVRGNGTEVASIDPHKTEGVPESHVIRDLLEGLVNQDADGNTIPGVAESWETTDNKTFIFHLRKEAKWSNGDPVTADDFVYSFKRAVDPNTASPYSWYLEMTTMVNAADIIAGKKDKDTLGVKAIDDHTLEIQLEQAVPYFVKMMGHTTVKPVHRATIEKWGDQWTKPEHFVGNGAFVLDKWVVNERIELVRNTKYWDNEHTVLNKVTFLPVENQVSEMNRFLSGEIQITQDLPIEHFKRLKKEHPESVSVKGNLCSYYYGFNNAKAPFNDVRVREALSYTIDRDVIANLILGQGQKPAYFLTPEITAGFHPNLPAYGKMTQKERVAKAQQLLAEAGFDKSNPLSFTLLYNTSENHKKIATAIQSMWARGLGVKVTLENQEWKTYLDTRRQGNFDVTRAGWCGDYNEASSFLSLMQSNNSSNDPKYHSETYDAIMAQAMAATNDAEREDLYSKAEQQLAKDMPIAPIYQYVTSRLVSEKVGGYPSNNAEDKLYSKDMYIVK, from the coding sequence ATGTATAAAAATAAGATCACCCAAGCTCTTATCCTTGGAGCGAGCCTAGCTGCAGCGACCACTTCTTTCACCACTTTTGCTGCGCATGTACCAGCAGGCACAGAGCTTGCACCTGTACAGGAATTGGTTCGTGGTAATGGTACTGAGGTTGCTTCGATCGACCCACATAAAACGGAAGGTGTTCCTGAGTCTCACGTAATTCGTGACCTACTTGAAGGCCTAGTAAACCAAGACGCTGATGGCAACACGATTCCTGGTGTCGCTGAATCTTGGGAAACCACAGACAACAAAACATTTATCTTTCACCTACGTAAAGAAGCCAAGTGGTCTAATGGCGATCCGGTAACGGCAGATGATTTTGTATATAGCTTTAAGCGTGCCGTTGATCCAAACACAGCATCTCCGTACTCTTGGTACTTAGAGATGACCACAATGGTTAACGCAGCTGACATTATTGCTGGTAAGAAAGACAAAGACACTTTAGGTGTTAAAGCCATTGATGACCACACTCTGGAAATCCAACTAGAGCAAGCGGTGCCATACTTTGTGAAGATGATGGGCCACACAACAGTGAAGCCTGTACATCGTGCAACCATTGAAAAATGGGGCGACCAGTGGACTAAGCCTGAACACTTTGTTGGTAACGGCGCATTTGTATTAGACAAGTGGGTAGTGAACGAACGTATCGAGCTAGTACGCAATACCAAATACTGGGATAACGAGCATACGGTATTGAACAAGGTGACTTTCCTTCCTGTGGAAAATCAGGTTTCTGAAATGAACCGCTTCTTGTCTGGTGAAATCCAAATCACCCAAGATTTACCTATTGAGCACTTTAAGCGTCTTAAGAAAGAGCACCCTGAATCTGTATCAGTAAAAGGCAACTTATGTTCTTACTACTACGGCTTTAATAATGCTAAAGCGCCATTTAATGATGTGCGTGTGCGTGAAGCGCTGTCTTACACCATTGACCGTGATGTCATCGCTAACTTGATTCTTGGTCAAGGCCAAAAACCGGCTTACTTCTTGACTCCTGAGATCACAGCGGGCTTCCACCCAAATCTTCCTGCATACGGCAAAATGACGCAGAAAGAGCGTGTGGCTAAAGCACAGCAACTGCTTGCTGAAGCAGGCTTTGATAAGAGCAACCCTCTGTCATTCACACTGCTTTACAACACGTCTGAGAACCACAAGAAAATTGCAACTGCCATTCAATCTATGTGGGCTCGTGGCCTAGGCGTTAAAGTGACGCTTGAAAACCAAGAGTGGAAAACCTATCTAGACACTCGTCGTCAAGGTAACTTTGATGTGACTCGTGCGGGTTGGTGTGGTGACTACAATGAAGCATCTAGCTTCTTGTCACTAATGCAATCAAATAATAGCTCTAATGATCCTAAGTATCATAGCGAAACTTATGATGCGATCATGGCGCAAGCAATGGCTGCAACAAACGATGCTGAACGTGAAGACTTGTACTCAAAAGCTGAGCAACAGCTTGCTAAAGATATGCCAATCGCGCCTATCTATCAGTATGTTACTTCTCGCCTAGTGTCCGAAAAAGTGGGTGGCTACCCAAGCAACAACGCGGAAGACAAGCTTTACTCTAAAGATATGTACATCGTTAAGTAA
- a CDS encoding Hpt domain-containing protein, with the protein MDEITLLHKDKIASLGAQVGQEVLPTLLEIFTQELQQYIGQIQQLTFDEQTRETLARICHAIKGSAPSFGANVLAQKASNMDAQYKKQSWEEFDQGADELISILRRTVYELEQLDL; encoded by the coding sequence GTGGATGAAATAACATTATTGCACAAGGATAAAATAGCCAGTTTAGGGGCTCAAGTGGGGCAAGAGGTGCTGCCGACGTTATTGGAGATTTTTACCCAAGAGTTACAACAGTATATCGGTCAAATTCAACAACTCACCTTTGATGAGCAGACGCGCGAAACATTAGCGCGCATTTGTCATGCCATTAAAGGCAGTGCCCCCAGTTTTGGTGCCAATGTATTGGCGCAAAAGGCCAGCAACATGGACGCACAGTATAAGAAACAATCTTGGGAAGAATTTGACCAAGGTGCAGATGAGCTTATTTCGATTCTTAGACGAACCGTATATGAATTAGAGCAACTGGATCTTTAA
- the oppB gene encoding oligopeptide ABC transporter permease OppB yields MLKFIMKRIFEAIPTLLVLITVSFFLMRFAPGNPFSSERPLPPEVMANINAKYGLDKPVLQQYTTYLTNILQGDFGPSFKYKDFTVNELVSNALPVSAKVGFLAFIFTVIMGVTVGTIAALRQNSGLDYGIMATAMLGVVMPSFVLAPVLIYLFSINLGWLPAGGWNDGSFKYMALPIIGMSLLYVATFARITRGSMIETLNSNFIRTARAKGLSYRYIILKHALKPALLPVVSYMGPAFVGIITGSVVIETIFGLPGIGKLFVNAAFNRDYSLVMGITILIGFLFILFNAVVDILLAVIDPKIRY; encoded by the coding sequence ATGCTTAAATTCATTATGAAACGGATATTTGAAGCAATCCCAACGTTGTTGGTATTGATCACCGTATCATTTTTTCTTATGCGCTTTGCGCCAGGTAACCCTTTTTCTAGTGAGCGCCCACTTCCACCGGAAGTAATGGCGAACATTAATGCTAAATATGGCTTAGATAAACCTGTACTGCAGCAGTACACCACGTATTTAACCAACATCTTGCAAGGTGATTTTGGTCCTTCATTTAAATACAAAGATTTTACCGTAAATGAGCTGGTATCTAATGCGCTACCGGTATCGGCAAAAGTCGGTTTTCTCGCCTTTATTTTCACCGTTATTATGGGAGTCACCGTCGGCACCATTGCCGCGCTACGGCAAAATAGCGGACTCGACTATGGAATAATGGCCACCGCCATGCTCGGGGTGGTGATGCCATCCTTCGTGTTGGCACCCGTACTGATTTACTTGTTCTCGATTAATTTAGGTTGGTTGCCTGCGGGCGGCTGGAATGACGGTTCATTCAAATATATGGCCCTACCTATCATTGGTATGTCTTTACTGTACGTTGCAACATTTGCCCGTATTACGCGTGGTTCAATGATTGAAACCTTGAACAGTAACTTTATTCGCACCGCACGCGCTAAAGGTTTGAGCTACCGCTATATCATCTTAAAACATGCACTTAAGCCTGCATTGTTACCGGTTGTTTCTTATATGGGCCCTGCGTTTGTTGGCATCATTACCGGTTCGGTTGTTATTGAAACTATCTTTGGTCTTCCGGGCATAGGTAAGCTTTTCGTCAATGCTGCGTTTAACCGTGATTACTCTTTGGTTATGGGTATCACCATCTTGATTGGATTTTTGTTCATTCTGTTTAACGCTGTGGTGGATATTTTACTTGCAGTTATCGATCCTAAGATCCGCTATTAA
- the moaE gene encoding molybdopterin synthase catalytic subunit MoaE, whose amino-acid sequence MNRVLVQEQDFNLAHEYELLAESPSIGAVVTFVGKVRDCNLGDNVIGLNLQHYPIMTEKALQQICDEARARWPLDKVTVIHRVGDLDITDQIVLVGVSSAHRDAAFASCDFIMDYLKTKAPFWKKERLNDGERWLDARQSDQNALQRWQ is encoded by the coding sequence ATGAATAGGGTGTTGGTTCAAGAGCAGGACTTTAATCTTGCACATGAGTATGAACTATTAGCTGAATCACCGTCTATTGGCGCGGTGGTGACATTTGTGGGCAAAGTACGAGATTGTAACTTAGGTGACAATGTTATCGGTTTAAATCTACAACACTACCCAATAATGACAGAAAAAGCGCTACAGCAAATTTGCGACGAGGCACGTGCTCGTTGGCCTTTGGATAAAGTGACTGTGATACATAGGGTGGGCGATCTCGATATTACAGATCAAATCGTTTTGGTGGGCGTCTCTAGTGCTCACAGAGATGCGGCCTTTGCCAGTTGTGATTTTATTATGGATTACTTGAAAACCAAGGCACCGTTTTGGAAGAAAGAGCGTTTAAATGACGGCGAGCGTTGGCTCGATGCTCGTCAGTCAGACCAAAATGCATTGCAGCGCTGGCAGTAA
- the oppC gene encoding oligopeptide ABC transporter permease OppC produces MLIKKESLEAIEKMSENLEIEGRSLWQDARVRFMRNKAAMVSLCILVLITLAVIFLPMVAQYTYDETDWYAMHAAPSMEHFFGTDSLGRDLYVRTLVGGRISLMVGVLGALVAVLIGTLYGAASGFIGGRTDRVMMRILEILYAVPFMFLVIVLVTFFGRNIVLIFVAIGAIAWLDMARIVRGQTLSLRSKEFIEAAHVCGVSKWKIITRHIVPNVLGIVAVYSTLLVPSMILTESFLSFLGLGVQEPMTSWGALLQEGANTMEVAIWQLLFPAAFMVVTLFCFNYVGDGLRDALDPKDR; encoded by the coding sequence ATGTTGATTAAAAAAGAAAGCCTTGAAGCGATCGAAAAGATGTCAGAGAACCTTGAAATCGAAGGTCGCTCTTTATGGCAAGATGCTCGTGTGCGTTTTATGCGAAATAAAGCCGCCATGGTGAGCTTATGTATTTTGGTTTTGATTACCCTAGCGGTTATCTTTTTGCCCATGGTAGCGCAATATACTTACGACGAAACGGATTGGTATGCCATGCATGCTGCGCCTTCTATGGAGCACTTCTTTGGCACAGACAGCCTAGGTCGTGATTTATATGTACGTACTTTAGTCGGCGGGCGCATCTCACTGATGGTAGGTGTACTTGGCGCTTTGGTAGCGGTACTGATAGGCACCTTATATGGCGCAGCCTCAGGCTTTATCGGTGGTCGTACAGACCGCGTTATGATGCGTATTTTGGAAATCTTATACGCGGTACCATTCATGTTCCTAGTGATTGTACTCGTGACCTTTTTTGGCCGTAATATCGTGCTTATCTTTGTGGCCATCGGTGCCATCGCATGGCTAGATATGGCGCGTATTGTGCGTGGTCAAACATTGAGTTTGCGCAGTAAAGAATTTATTGAAGCGGCTCATGTTTGTGGTGTAAGTAAATGGAAAATCATTACTCGTCATATCGTACCTAATGTTCTAGGTATTGTAGCGGTTTACTCAACACTATTAGTGCCAAGTATGATTTTGACGGAATCTTTCTTATCTTTCCTTGGCTTAGGTGTTCAAGAGCCAATGACCAGTTGGGGGGCATTGTTACAAGAAGGTGCCAACACAATGGAAGTCGCCATTTGGCAATTGCTGTTCCCAGCCGCATTCATGGTAGTTACTCTGTTCTGTTTTAACTACGTTGGCGATGGTCTTCGTGACGCGCTTGATCCTAAAGACAGATAA